GTATTCGCCGAGTTGCTCCGGAACAATTCGGAGCACGTGAGCGCGTTCAAGGACCGGTTCGACGACGTACAGGACGCCCAGCGGCCGGACGCGGTCACCGTCTGCTGCTCCGACTCGCGTGTCCTGCAGGACCAGATGTGGGGGAACGACCAGCCCGGTCGCCTCTTCACGTGTAGCAACATCGGGAACCGCGTCGTCCAGCGGACCGACGCCGGCGACGTCGTCTCGGGGGACGTCCTCTACCCGATCGAGCACACGGGTACGGAGACCGCGATCGTGGTGGGACACACGGGCTGTGGAGCCGTCACGGCGGCGTACGCAGACCTCACGGACGGGCTCTCCGAACCTGCCGGTATCGACCACTGTCTCGGGCTGTTGGAGACGCACCTCGAGGGGGGCGTCGAGTTGCTCCCCCCGGACGTGGGTGAAACGGACGCCGTAAACCGCCTCGTCGAGTACAACGTCGACAGGCAGGTCGAGTTCCTCGTCGAGAGCGACAAGATCCCCGCGGACGTCGACGTCGCGGGCGTCGTGTACGACTTCCAGGACGTGTACTCCGGGAATCGGGGTGAGGTCCACGTCGTCAACGTCGACGGCGAGACGAGCGTGGAGGCGCTCCGGGAGGAACATCCCGAGATCGACTCGCGGATCGAACGACTCTGGGAGTACTGATACTGAGCGTCCCGTCGACGTGCGGGGCGACCGGGAACTGACGGCGGGAAAACGAGGCGGGGGAAACGCGGTGGTCCTCCCGTCGTTCGTCACCCGACCGGGTACGAATCGTCACCGCGACCCGGTCCCGGAGTTCCCGTCGGAGGCATCCGCTCCATCGATCGGACGAGTGCGTGCGAGGAACGCCCGAACGGCGGCGGTGAAGTAGTCGGGGGTATCGAGGTTCGAGGCGTGGCCGGCGTGCGGTACTTCGTCGATCTCGACGTTCGAGAGGCGAACCGCCAGCTCCGCCGCGTGGCGCTTCACGAACGGCAGTTCGTTCTCGCCGTACAGGACGAGCGTCGGGACGGTGATCGCCGAGAGGTCGATCGACGCCCCGTGAAATCGCGTCATCGACCGGATCACCTTGGCGAACTCGTCGGTGGTCATCTTCGGTCCCGCCTCGCGGAGTCGTTCGATCCGCCCGTAGTCGCCGCTGACGCCGCCGAAGAGCCGTTCCGTCAGCCACACGTTGGCACGCTCGACCCGTTCGTATCCGACGAGTCGAACGGGCGGGATCAGCGCGTTCAACGCGACCCGACGCAGGAACCACTCGCCGCGGGTGAGGATCCTCGGGGTGAACGTGTCGGCGAGGATCAGGCCGGCCAGTCGGTCGGGGTGGGCCGCCGCGTACGTCTGGGCGATCATCCCGCCCATGGAGAGTCCGCAGAGAACCGGTCGGTCGAGATCTAACGCGGTAACGAGGGCGTGCAGATCCGCCGCGAAGAGATCCATCGTGTACTCGGGTTCGGCCGAGCCGCCGGTCCGGCCGTGCCCGCGGACGTCGTAGACGACCGTCGTGTAGTCGTCCGCGATCGCGTCCGCCTGTCGGTCCCACATCGCGTGATCGACGATGGACGCGTGGACGAACACGATCGGCGGCCCCTCGCCGCGTCGCTCGTAGTACGTCTCGACGTCGTTCGTTCGCACTGTCGGCATATGGACCTCTCAGACGCGCTCGACCGGCATGAACGCGAGGTCGACGTCGAGGACCCCACGACGGGACGGGTGGCGGGGATCTCACCCCCGGAGACGGACGCCCGCTCTCTCGGCCCGGACTCTCTCGTTCGTCTTCGGTTCCTCCGCTCTACTTCGTTCGGGTAGCCGAAATCCGCGTTCGGCCCCTGGCCCCCGGAGATGACCGCATCTAAAACCGCTATGATGGGACGAGAGTGGTCTTAGATACGTTACGAACGTGAACTCACGACCGGCGAACCGCACGACAAGAATATTGTCTGCTACTACGTAGCACGAATATGGATGCAGCCCTCGACGAGATCAAGTATCTCGCAGCCTCAGCGCACCGCATCGAGGTGATCGACGCACTGGCTGACGGGCCACACAGCCGGGCCGACCTCCGGGCACTGACCGGGGCATCGTCGTCCACGATCGGGCGGACGTTGGCCGAATTCGAGGATCGGGGGTGGGCCGTACGAAACGGGCATCAGCACAGGGCGACCTCGACAGGAGCGTTCGTCGCGGAGGAGGTCGTAAGTTTACTTCACCGGATGGAAACCAGACAGAAGCTGCGCGAGGTCGCGCAGTGGCTTCCGACCGAGAAGCTCGGCATTACGATCGATGCGTTCTCCGAAGCGGTCGTCACAGTCGACGACACCGACGACCCATACCGGTCCGTCCGTCGCTACGACGACCTGATCGAAGAGGCGGAAACGATGCGCGCGTTCGGCACTGCGACGCTCAAGTCGGCCAACGCGGGCACGCTGTTCCGGAACGTCCGGAGCGGTATGGAGACCGAGATCATCTACCCACCCCCTATCGTCGAAGCGGTGCTGGACTGGTCCCCCGAAGCGGCCAAGAGAGGACTCGACAGCGGTACCCTCACCATCCTTCTACACGACGCCCTCCCGTGTGGACTCACGATCTTCGACGACCGTGTCGCGCTCACCGGCTACGATCCGGATACCGGGATGTTACGGGCCATCGTCGACACCGACGCCCCGGAGGCGCGCGAGTGGGCGACGTCGCTCTACGAGTCCTATCGAGCCGAGGCCCGGCCGCTCGACCCACGTGCTCTCGAAGCCTGAGCCAGGGAGTGCGTCGTGGCCGTGGGCCTGCTCGCGTGCCGATCACTCTCCTCGATTTCTGTTTCGTCGTCCGGTCGCAAAGCGATCGGTCAGCGGACCGATCGAGTGACCATCCGAACCGAGCGCGGGTTCCCCACGTGCAGGTGACGACGTTCTTTCGCCCCCTGCAAGTCGCCCAGGGGTTGCGCGAATCCCACTAGGTGCCTATACGTTTCCCGCGCCCGTACGGCTGTGCCAGGAGGCGTACCCATGACAGATTCGAAGGAATCGGATGAAACCGGGGCATCAGAGGCGTTGGAAGCCTCGCTTTCCGGAGTTTCGGACGAGAGTGATGCCCGGAATGTAACGACTCACGATCGACACGATCGTCTCGCTCGTGAACACTTGCGCATCGTGGCTGCCGCCGACTTCGACGCGGTCGATGGCAACGTCACGCCCGACTACGTCAACCATCGTTCTGCCGACGAGCCGATGGGGACGCGCCAGCGCGGTCCCGACGGATTGAAAGCCACGATCCGCTGGCTGCACAGAGCCTTCACCGATATACGGTTCGAATTCCACGACGTCATCGTCGACCGAGACCGGGTAGCGGCACTGGTGACCATGCACGGCCAACAGCACGGGCCGTTCGTAGTACACGACTCGCCCGACGGGGAAGTCACGGACGTGTTCCCATCGATGAATCGAGCGTTCTCCGTCGAACAGACGCACTGGTTTCGGATCGCCGACGGTGCCG
The Halomarina pelagica DNA segment above includes these coding regions:
- a CDS encoding carbonic anhydrase, with the translated sequence MRQVFAELLRNNSEHVSAFKDRFDDVQDAQRPDAVTVCCSDSRVLQDQMWGNDQPGRLFTCSNIGNRVVQRTDAGDVVSGDVLYPIEHTGTETAIVVGHTGCGAVTAAYADLTDGLSEPAGIDHCLGLLETHLEGGVELLPPDVGETDAVNRLVEYNVDRQVEFLVESDKIPADVDVAGVVYDFQDVYSGNRGEVHVVNVDGETSVEALREEHPEIDSRIERLWEY
- a CDS encoding alpha/beta fold hydrolase translates to MPTVRTNDVETYYERRGEGPPIVFVHASIVDHAMWDRQADAIADDYTTVVYDVRGHGRTGGSAEPEYTMDLFAADLHALVTALDLDRPVLCGLSMGGMIAQTYAAAHPDRLAGLILADTFTPRILTRGEWFLRRVALNALIPPVRLVGYERVERANVWLTERLFGGVSGDYGRIERLREAGPKMTTDEFAKVIRSMTRFHGASIDLSAITVPTLVLYGENELPFVKRHAAELAVRLSNVEIDEVPHAGHASNLDTPDYFTAAVRAFLARTRPIDGADASDGNSGTGSR
- a CDS encoding helix-turn-helix transcriptional regulator, whose translation is MDAALDEIKYLAASAHRIEVIDALADGPHSRADLRALTGASSSTIGRTLAEFEDRGWAVRNGHQHRATSTGAFVAEEVVSLLHRMETRQKLREVAQWLPTEKLGITIDAFSEAVVTVDDTDDPYRSVRRYDDLIEEAETMRAFGTATLKSANAGTLFRNVRSGMETEIIYPPPIVEAVLDWSPEAAKRGLDSGTLTILLHDALPCGLTIFDDRVALTGYDPDTGMLRAIVDTDAPEAREWATSLYESYRAEARPLDPRALEA
- a CDS encoding ester cyclase; translation: MTDSKESDETGASEALEASLSGVSDESDARNVTTHDRHDRLAREHLRIVAAADFDAVDGNVTPDYVNHRSADEPMGTRQRGPDGLKATIRWLHRAFTDIRFEFHDVIVDRDRVAALVTMHGQQHGPFVVHDSPDGEVTDVFPSMNRAFSVEQTHWFRIADGAVAEHDAVRDDLGMAKQLGWIPPRPDYLIRMVLGRWRERHAQRRLTGRP